The genomic interval GTTGGCCGGTAAATTTGGAATTAATCCCTTTTCCTGAATAAATCATGGCAGCATTGGGTCCGTAAACACCATCATTACTGCTATATCTCCAAAAAACATCGTAATCGAGATCAAGTGACAGCTTTTCAGAAAAGGTAAGGTTTACAGAAGGATGTAAATCTATTAAATTGGCAGGACCGATCAGGGCAGCAAGTCCAAAATATCCCCCTCTTGGAAACAAAGGGTTAAAAGTGCCCATTTTACCATCCCCATATCTGGCATCTCCACTGATAACTTCCGTTTTCAGCCCAAGCTCAGGTTTGAATTTCAAATGGTTTAGCATATAGTCAATGTGCGCTGACGCAGTCCATGCACGGATCTTTTTATCTGCGAAATCCCCAAACTGATAAACAGCTTCTAAATCGTAACGCCAATCCTGTGTTTTACCCCATATCCTGGTTCCGCCGGAATGTCGTAACTCCTCCCCTCTGCCATCGTCAAAAATGCCCGTTTTCTTGTTGATACCTAAATAGTACAGATCCACATTTTGAAGTAACTGAACCTGGTTAAAAACGGCATAAGCGCCCCATAACTTTGTATTCTTATAAAAACCGTCGTCAAAAAGCCCTTTTTTAGAAGCAACATAATGTGTAAAGAAAAAATCTGTTTTTTGATTTTGAGATGTATATGTTGTTTTTAACCCGTCAAACGAATGCCGCGTATTTGGTCCCTCACGTACCGAAATTAATCTTTGGGAACCGTAATACAGTTCCTGCCTGCCCAGCCGGATTGTAAAATTACTGTTACTCCGGCCTGATAAATTAATGTCAATAAATGCCTGATGCAGATCAAGTGGATTTTCGTCCGCCGGACTTGTCGCAGCCTTTGCGTTGGCCATTCCACTTTGCAACTGCAAAAAAGCCCTGAAATATTTTCCGGCATGAAAATCTGCATGACCCAGATAACGGGAGAAAACGTAGCCGTAATTCCGGTCTGGCTGTTCGCCCCATTCATCATTCACAACATGGTAATACTGAAACCTGACATCACCGCCAAAGCTCACATAAGTATTACCATCTCTGGAAAGAGCAGTATATTTCATTTTCTGATAGAAACCTACTGCCGTATCTGCTTTAAGAAATGTATAATCCTCATCATAACGAAGCTGCTTAAATACTGGTTTAAGCTGTCCGTAACTTTGCAATGAAATCAGGAAAAGCAGTGGAATTAGTACGTTTTTCATGTTTATCCAAGGTTTAAAACGAGCTTTTGCTAATATCTTTGTAAGCATTCGGTATATTGAAATTATAATGCAGCCAGTCGTACAGCACATAACCCTTATCAAACTCTTTCATAGTCACTTTTTTTTCGTTTCCTCAACACTGAAACCCTCTTTCACCGCCGTTTCAATGTGGCCTTTTAAAGCAGTTACATAATCGATGGTGTATTTTATGCCTGCTTTATTGGTAATATGGCCATGGCCGGGCACCACAATATCTTCGCCGCCTATCATGGCATAGATCTTTTTGAGATTGTCAACAGGTTCTAGAAAATAGCCGTCAAACAGCCAGGGAATAGCTGGTCTTTCAGCAATAAATGGATTTCCCAGCCACCAGATCGTTTTATCCTTCGTTACAACTTTTACAAATAAGTCGGCAGGCGATTGTGCTGTACCCGTGTTGATCAGGTCCACTATGTTTCCGTTGCCGAGATCCAGTTTTAAATTCTGGTGTTTTGGTATAATTAAATCGGCAACCCTAAGCCGGCTTTCTTCTATTCCTCTTCCCTGCCCGAACAGCATAATCATAAACTGTTTGATCGACTCAAAATTCCTGGTGAGGTTTTCATTGCAAAATTCATTTTGGATAATCAGGCTTTCTTTTGGAAGTAAGTAGTTGCCAAAACAATGGTCTCCGTGATCACTCGTATTGACAGCATACAATATTGGTTTTTGTGAAACCGACCTGACGAGCGTGTAAAGCTGATCATAAAGCCTTTTTGTCATCATCGTTTCAATGAGTAATATGCCTTTTTCGCCCACAATAAATCCGGCAGTTGTTGCCTGAGGTATTCCTTTGGTAGTTTCAGTTTCAGCCGTGGCAGGCAGAACCGCATATACAGTCTCTGTAATTTTGTGCAATTTCAGTGTTACCGTATTTGCATCCCAGATCGGCACATGCGCTGGTAATGCAAACTGCGCATAGGTAATATTTGTGCATAAAAACAACAAAAGCCCATTGAATAAAGCCAGACGGTTTATTTTATTAATGACATTCATAAGTTCACTATGATTAATATTTTGAGAACCTTATAATAGTAATCTATTCACCTAATTTTTATTCTGGTAACCACCAAAGTATTTCACAGGAGACCATTCAGGAATTACAACCGGAGCCGGAACATCAAGCGATTTATATTCACCAGCCGCATACACAATCCTGCCATTGACAATCGTTAAAAGTGATTCAATATCCCTGACCGCATCCACCGGGACAGAAAAATAATCTGCCGACAAAATGGTCATATCTGCATACATTCCTTTGGCAATTTTACCCTTGAACTTTTCTTCTCCGGTAAACCAGGCACTACCTGATGTATATATACGCATGGCAGCAAAACGGTCGAGAACCTGTTCCTTTGGCCAGAACTGCATTCCGCCAATAGTCTTCCCGGTAAGCAGCCAGTGGAATGCCATCCATGGATTGTACGTCGATATCCGTGTTGCATCAGTTCCCATTCCAACCGGTATGCCCATGGCCAGCATTTTTTTGACAGGTGGCAGTTGTCGTTCAGTTTTTCCATAAAGTTTGTCATAAAGTTCTCCCTGAAAATACATCCTGAACTGAACAGCTACACCGCCACCCAATGCCTTCAAACGCATCAGCTGATCGTCGGTAATGGTTTCTGCATGGTCAAAAAACCATCTCAAACCGTCAAAAGGAACTTCCTTATTTACCTTTTCAAAAACTGACAGCATGCGTTCGATGGATTCGCCATAAGTCGCATGCAAACGAAACGGCCACCGGTTTTGTACCAATAATCGGATTACCGGTTCCAGATCTGCTTCCATTTCGTCAGAAAGGATTGTCCTCGGTTCCAGAAAATTCTCAAAATCAGCCGCGGTGGCTATCAGATTTTCTCCGGCTCCTTCCGTCGAATATCCGTTGGCCATCAGCATGTGGTCATTCTTATTAGGCCGGGCAATTTTAACCCATTTTTCATAATCCGACAATTCCTGTCCTTTTTGCTGTGCAAATAGGAAATAGGAGGTCCGGATATTGAGCTTCCCCTCTTTGGCAAGTTCCAGTGCTACCATATAATCGGCCGGATAGTTTTGTCCACCGCCTGCTGCATCTGCTGCACTGGTAATTCCAAAACGGTTTAACTCCCTGTAAAACTGCAAGGTACTGTTCAATCTCTCTTCGTGCGAAAGTTTGGTAGTCAGTCCCAGAGTTGTATAAATGGCTTTGGGCGTTTCCTTCGCAAACAGCATGCCGGTAGGATTTCCTTCTCCATCCAGTTCAACCAAACTCCCTTCGTAGTGCGTCAGACCGTCGTATTTTAATACTTCTATTCCCTTTTTATTCAGAAAAGCTTTGCCGTAGAGATAGGAAATAAAAACCGGCTTATCGGGTACAGCTTCATTTATTTCAGTAAGTGTGGGTTGCCGTTTTTCCTCAAACTGGTATTCATTCCAACCTCCGACTACCTTTACCCATATTCCCGGCGGCGTTCTGGCTGCTTGTTCTTTAAGCATTTCCATCGCTCTTTTCAAGGATTTTACACCATCCCACCGCAACTCACTATTGTAATTCAATCCCTCTCTGATGATATGAATATGACTGTCGTTGATTCCCGGAACAACGGTTTTCCCTCCGGCGTCAACCACTTTTGTATTGTCATTTTTATAATCCGCAAGAATATTTTTCGAATTACCGGTTGCCAGAATAATTCCGTTTTTAATTGCGACCGACTGATGGAATTCGCCAGGTTTTACCATTGTTGCAATTTTGCCATTGACAATAATAAGATCAGCGTTTTTTTGGGCAAAAGCTACCCTGCACAACAGCATAAGCGTTGCCAGAAATATGGGTTTCATATTATGTAAAAGTTTGAGAGGCGAAAATTATTTGGCAAGAAAAAAATCAAGCAATTCCTTCTGAACCTGCTCCGTTTGTTCCTGGACCAGCCAATGCCCGGCTCCCATAATTTTCGCTTCGCTCACATTCGTTGCAACCAGCTTCGAATGTTCCTTCAAAAAAGCAGCCGCAAAATATTCACCTCCCATTGCAAGAAGCGGCATGGGTAGTTTCTTTTTAGCAAATTCCAGATTGTCCTTTCCATCCTGAGGAAATGCTCCAAACCAGTGAAAACTACCGTTTGTGCCGCCCGAAACGGCATATGCACGTATAAATTCATCTGTTTCCTCTTTTGTGAACGGATCTTTTACGTGTCCGACCATGGGCCAGAAATTAGTTAAAAACTCACGCTCTTTTCCGGCAACAATACCTCCCGAAGCGGGCCAGCCAAAAAATCCAAACCACCAGGCACTCGCTGATACCTGGCTCCAGACCGGCTCGATCCCAGGCAACAGCGCATCCATCAGAGCAATCTTTTTAACATCCGAAGGGAACTGAGCCGCATAAGCATAAGCTACCATCAGGCCAATATCATGACCGGCCAGATTGATATTACTGTAACCCAGTTTTTTCATCAGTTCATGCAAATCTGTTGCCATCGTCTTTTTGTCATAACCGCTATCAGGTTTGTCCGATTCGCCTACTCCGCGTAAATCAGGGGCGATAACCGTAAAATGTTTAGACAATTCCGGGAGTAACCGGTTCCACATAAACCAGTTTTGACCAAAGCCATGAACAAGCAACAAGGGATCGCCTTTTCCGCCAATTACATAATGAATTTTCACGCCGTTAACCGTTGCAGTTTCATGCCTGAAATTGGCCGGAGGATCAGCCGGTTTGACATCAGTTGCTTTAATTTCACTTTCAGTTACTTCTTCTTTGGCAGTATCTTTTTGCTTTTCACAGGAAGTCATACAAAAAAGTATAACAAGTGAAAAAATAAAGGAAAAAGCACTTTTAAAATTACCGGTATTGTTTTTTGTCAGATCAGTTGTTTTCATTACTAATTTATTTTAAAGTGAAATTGTATGAATTGGTGGAGAAATGGAATGCAGAAACCGTATTATTTGAGCCAGTTCAGAATGTAATCGGCCACTTCCTCCCATCCCGGCTGGCCAAGTACATAGTGCGTTTTCCCCTCAAATTTTTTATAATCTGTAACAGATCCGCTTGTTTTATATTTGCGGAAATTATCATAATTCAATGAGGCCGGAATGGTATGGTCTGCCGTTCCGGAAATAAGTAAAAGCGGTGCATGGGGTTTTTCAAAATCCACTTTGGCTATACTTGTAATGGTATCTCTTACGACTGTTTTGGATTCAGGAATTGCCAGTTTATAATAACCTTCCTTTTGCAGATCCATAGGCAAACCATTGGTAAAAGCATATTGCCATTGACTGAAAGACATCATAAAGGTTTTACTGACCGGCGTAAAAAATCCGAGTGGGCCCCAACCGGCAATAAGAAATGATAACTTAAAAGTTAATATTCCCTGGGGTGGCACTGAATGAATCGCAATTCCTGCTGCTGCTAAACCGCGCTGAAGCAATATCTGTGTAATTAATCCGCCTAAGGAATGACCAATAACAATGGGCTTTTCGGGCATTTTAGCAGCAATTCCGGCATAGTATTCTATCAGGTCCGTTAGTTTTGTGGCGGCTACCTCAGCGTCCGGATGCCGGTTTCGCAGTTCTTCTGCTGAGGCATCCTTATGAGGCCAGGCCGGCGCAGATGTTTGGTATCCCCGGCTTTCAAAATACAGCTTCCATTCATCCCAGCAGCTGTTACTTACAAAGGCGCCCGTGATAAACAGGACTATTTTAGATCTATTGTTTTTCATTTGGCTATTTCGTTTAAAGGAAATTAAACCAAAACAATGCCGTTAATTTAAATAATTAATATTCAATTAGTTAACTAAATTTAGCAAAAGCATTTCAACGAAATATCGTTTTAAAACGAAGATCAGCGCGAAATGAAGTTCAGTAAATTCAAATGCGATTTCCCTTGTTTGATTAGGATCAACGAACTTGCTGATTGAAAATATAATAAAGTGTTGCGTTCCGGCAAGCGGGAAAATAAAACCGTTAAATTAAATCCTTAGAAAACAGGTTATTATCCGTATTTTATTGGATACATTACAACGATATATCGTTTCAAAACGACTCATCCAACGATATTTCGTCGAATATTTACAGTCTGTTGACAGGGCAATAGGCAGCAAGTGTTTCTTATTAAGTTGTCAAAACCTCATTTTCAGTACTTTGAGGCATTTTCATACGAATTGGTTTAACCGAATTTCAAATACAAATGCCAGGTACAGTTTATGAACTGAATATATCGTTATCTGCCACACCCATGCTAAGAAATATTCTGGTTTGTATACTGCTGTTTGTCTCGTGGCCATGTACAGGTCAGGATCCTGGCCCGTTTACGGAGAATGATACGAAACCGCTTTTAGAAAAACTGAAAAATAGCGGTCAGGATACTAATAAAGTTCTCTTACTCTTCAAACTAAGCGATCAGTATTATTACAGGCAAAACAGACAGCAGATTGATATAAACCGCGCTTTATTCTACACCCGGGCCGCCAAAAATTTAAGCATTTTGCTTTCCTTTCATAAAGGTGAAGGTATCAGTGAATTACAGCTTTCACGGATATTGCCTAAAATGGACCGACGGGAAGAAGGCCGGGAAGCTGTCCTGAAGGCGATCGGAATTTTCACGAAATACAATGAATATTTTCAGCTCGGAGAAGCCTATTATACCTTGTCGGGTTATTATTCCATTACAGGAAAGGAGATACAGCAGCGGATCAGTCTGGCTGAAAAGTCTTCTGATGCTTTTGGACAGGCGGGTAACAAGGAAAAACAGGGGCATATTTACCAGCAGCTGGGTGATTTATATCTGACCCAGGGAGCAATAGGAAAGGGACTTGCCGCTCTGAAACAGTCGCTGGTGTTTTTCGAGGCTGCCAGATATAAGAATCTGATCGGTATTTATGATCTGTTAGGAAATGCATACGTGCTCTTAGGTACAGCACAGGAAGCAATTAAATATCAGCTACTTGCAGTCCACATTGCTAAAACCGTCGGCGATACTACCAGCGCGCAGCTTTGTACGGTTTATAACCGGCTTGGCAATTCCTACGAAATTTTAAACGATTATAAAAAGCAGCGCATTTACCAAAATAAAGCACTTGCCCTGGCTATAAATCACAACGACGCAGAAGAAATCCATACTGTTGCCTCGAATCTGGCCCGTTGCATAGCTCACCTTGGTTATGGCCGCCGGGCTATTTTCTTGCTGAACGGAATTGTAAAAAAGCATCCATTGAAAACGAATACCAGTTACATCATGGTAGAAAGAAGTTATATAGAAATATACCGCATACTGAATCAAACTTCACTGGGGCGAAAGCACAGTGACCGATTGGAACAAATTGTTTCCGGTTCTGTCCTGCTGGACGGCGAACTAAGATATATTTACAGTGCTTTGGTCCCATTTTACATTATTGATAAAAATTATAAGAAGGCAGAAACATGTCTGAAACTAAGCAGGGAACTGGCTTTAAGGGCCAACTTTGGGCAGCATCTTTATTTTAATTATTTATGGACGGCAAAACTGGATTCCACAAGAGGCGATTATTTGGCTGCATTTGAGAATTACCGGAAATTCAGTACGCTTAAAGATTCAGTTTTTAATGATAACAAAACCAGGCAATTAATTCAGCTGGAAATCATTTATGATGTGGAGAAAAAGAATGATAATATACATTTTTTAACAAAACAATCTGTACTTCAGAAAAATAGCCTTAAGCAGGCTAATATGATCCAGAACATCACTAATGTGAGTATCGTTTTGCTTTTAATTATCATTGCTCTTTTGATTTATGGTTACCGGCTTACACAAAAGAATAACAAAAAAATCACAGCTAAACAGGATGAGATCAACCTCAAAAATATTTCACTGGGGCGTCTTCTCACTGAAAAAGAATGGCTGATCAAAGAAATCCATCACCGGGTTAAAAATAACCTGCACATGGTAGCCGGCCTGCTCGACAGTCAGTCGGAATATCTGAAAGGCGCCGAAGCGCGTATGGCCGTAGCCGACAGTCAGCACC from Dyadobacter sp. NIV53 carries:
- a CDS encoding alginate export family protein, whose translation is MKNVLIPLLFLISLQSYGQLKPVFKQLRYDEDYTFLKADTAVGFYQKMKYTALSRDGNTYVSFGGDVRFQYYHVVNDEWGEQPDRNYGYVFSRYLGHADFHAGKYFRAFLQLQSGMANAKAATSPADENPLDLHQAFIDINLSGRSNSNFTIRLGRQELYYGSQRLISVREGPNTRHSFDGLKTTYTSQNQKTDFFFTHYVASKKGLFDDGFYKNTKLWGAYAVFNQVQLLQNVDLYYLGINKKTGIFDDGRGEELRHSGGTRIWGKTQDWRYDLEAVYQFGDFADKKIRAWTASAHIDYMLNHLKFKPELGLKTEVISGDARYGDGKMGTFNPLFPRGGYFGLAALIGPANLIDLHPSVNLTFSEKLSLDLDYDVFWRYSSNDGVYGPNAAMIYSGKGINSKFTGQQYSTVLGYESSPFLSFGAEFTWFKAGSFLQKAGPGKDILFACLTAEFKF
- a CDS encoding alpha/beta fold hydrolase, whose amino-acid sequence is MKTTDLTKNNTGNFKSAFSFIFSLVILFCMTSCEKQKDTAKEEVTESEIKATDVKPADPPANFRHETATVNGVKIHYVIGGKGDPLLLVHGFGQNWFMWNRLLPELSKHFTVIAPDLRGVGESDKPDSGYDKKTMATDLHELMKKLGYSNINLAGHDIGLMVAYAYAAQFPSDVKKIALMDALLPGIEPVWSQVSASAWWFGFFGWPASGGIVAGKEREFLTNFWPMVGHVKDPFTKEETDEFIRAYAVSGGTNGSFHWFGAFPQDGKDNLEFAKKKLPMPLLAMGGEYFAAAFLKEHSKLVATNVSEAKIMGAGHWLVQEQTEQVQKELLDFFLAK
- a CDS encoding histidine kinase dimerization/phosphoacceptor domain -containing protein, with translation MPGTVYELNISLSATPMLRNILVCILLFVSWPCTGQDPGPFTENDTKPLLEKLKNSGQDTNKVLLLFKLSDQYYYRQNRQQIDINRALFYTRAAKNLSILLSFHKGEGISELQLSRILPKMDRREEGREAVLKAIGIFTKYNEYFQLGEAYYTLSGYYSITGKEIQQRISLAEKSSDAFGQAGNKEKQGHIYQQLGDLYLTQGAIGKGLAALKQSLVFFEAARYKNLIGIYDLLGNAYVLLGTAQEAIKYQLLAVHIAKTVGDTTSAQLCTVYNRLGNSYEILNDYKKQRIYQNKALALAINHNDAEEIHTVASNLARCIAHLGYGRRAIFLLNGIVKKHPLKTNTSYIMVERSYIEIYRILNQTSLGRKHSDRLEQIVSGSVLLDGELRYIYSALVPFYIIDKNYKKAETCLKLSRELALRANFGQHLYFNYLWTAKLDSTRGDYLAAFENYRKFSTLKDSVFNDNKTRQLIQLEIIYDVEKKNDNIHFLTKQSVLQKNSLKQANMIQNITNVSIVLLLIIIALLIYGYRLTQKNNKKITAKQDEINLKNISLGRLLTEKEWLIKEIHHRVKNNLHMVAGLLDSQSEYLKGAEARMAVADSQHRIQSMSMIHQRLYQTENLSSIDMSAYIHEMVHYLKDSFDSDGRILFNLEIDRVEMNISHSVPLGLILNEAITNAIKYAFPGNAFPGNAFRERKEGLISITLKEVEPDRFTLIIADNGIGLRPDFDIKQTNSFGWTLIQGLTDDISGQLNIHNDKGTVVQINFLYQQVQKRTS
- a CDS encoding alpha/beta hydrolase → MKNNRSKIVLFITGAFVSNSCWDEWKLYFESRGYQTSAPAWPHKDASAEELRNRHPDAEVAATKLTDLIEYYAGIAAKMPEKPIVIGHSLGGLITQILLQRGLAAAGIAIHSVPPQGILTFKLSFLIAGWGPLGFFTPVSKTFMMSFSQWQYAFTNGLPMDLQKEGYYKLAIPESKTVVRDTITSIAKVDFEKPHAPLLLISGTADHTIPASLNYDNFRKYKTSGSVTDYKKFEGKTHYVLGQPGWEEVADYILNWLK
- a CDS encoding amidohydrolase; this encodes MKPIFLATLMLLCRVAFAQKNADLIIVNGKIATMVKPGEFHQSVAIKNGIILATGNSKNILADYKNDNTKVVDAGGKTVVPGINDSHIHIIREGLNYNSELRWDGVKSLKRAMEMLKEQAARTPPGIWVKVVGGWNEYQFEEKRQPTLTEINEAVPDKPVFISYLYGKAFLNKKGIEVLKYDGLTHYEGSLVELDGEGNPTGMLFAKETPKAIYTTLGLTTKLSHEERLNSTLQFYRELNRFGITSAADAAGGGQNYPADYMVALELAKEGKLNIRTSYFLFAQQKGQELSDYEKWVKIARPNKNDHMLMANGYSTEGAGENLIATAADFENFLEPRTILSDEMEADLEPVIRLLVQNRWPFRLHATYGESIERMLSVFEKVNKEVPFDGLRWFFDHAETITDDQLMRLKALGGGVAVQFRMYFQGELYDKLYGKTERQLPPVKKMLAMGIPVGMGTDATRISTYNPWMAFHWLLTGKTIGGMQFWPKEQVLDRFAAMRIYTSGSAWFTGEEKFKGKIAKGMYADMTILSADYFSVPVDAVRDIESLLTIVNGRIVYAAGEYKSLDVPAPVVIPEWSPVKYFGGYQNKN